One Patescibacteria group bacterium DNA segment encodes these proteins:
- a CDS encoding ATPase, T2SS/T4P/T4SS family, with amino-acid sequence MIKANLPVFSNQKTDADQSSKLLTDRLSEIAVKEKESIVQERALEMGLPYVNLRGFAIAPDALGLISDERAKSAQAVCYAYTPHHEIRLATVDPHNEHFLELIADLGHTHKASVSVALMSEQSLAHAFELYRMLPKIYVPMHGVDIPEDTLKKFKESITNVMDLTDKFASVSLTDLIVLLMAASIAVDASDVHIEAEESGVAVRFRIDGILHTIATIDRERYHALISRLKLLSGLKINVENRPQDGRATLNLEGERVDVRVSTLPTAFGESIVMRLLRGEAIRLTFEDLGFGPFVGAALRQEVERPNGMIVVCGPTGSGKTTTLYAVLRLLNDPSTKIITIEDPIEYKLEGVNQSQVDPSHDYTFANGLRSIVRQDPDIILVGEMRDLETVDIALQAALTGHLVFSTLHTNDAAGAIPRFLSMGAKPYLLAPALSDVLAQRLVRRVCKKCALPGPLPPEYAERVQAALSSLPPAVAQTFGVQEPKYVATKGCPACQGIGYKGRIGIYELLRMSSDIERVILSGAISEYQIRDLAVKAGMMTMLQDGIMKAMAGMTTLEEVFRVAQ; translated from the coding sequence ATGATTAAAGCGAACCTCCCTGTATTTTCCAATCAAAAGACTGACGCGGATCAATCTTCGAAATTATTAACGGATAGGCTGTCAGAGATTGCGGTGAAAGAAAAAGAGAGCATCGTGCAAGAGCGCGCGCTTGAAATGGGCTTGCCGTATGTCAACCTGCGGGGGTTTGCCATCGCGCCGGATGCGCTCGGCCTCATCTCTGATGAGCGGGCGAAATCCGCGCAAGCGGTGTGCTACGCATACACGCCCCACCACGAAATACGGCTCGCCACGGTTGATCCCCACAATGAACATTTTCTTGAACTGATTGCAGACCTTGGGCATACGCACAAGGCTTCGGTGAGCGTGGCGCTCATGAGCGAACAGAGCCTTGCCCACGCGTTTGAGCTCTATCGCATGCTTCCAAAAATTTATGTGCCCATGCATGGGGTGGATATTCCCGAGGACACGCTGAAAAAATTTAAAGAGTCCATTACCAATGTGATGGACCTGACCGATAAGTTTGCCTCCGTATCACTCACTGACCTTATTGTGCTGCTGATGGCCGCATCCATCGCAGTAGATGCATCTGATGTGCACATTGAAGCGGAGGAGAGCGGTGTGGCCGTGAGGTTCCGCATTGACGGCATCCTGCATACCATCGCCACGATCGACCGTGAGCGCTACCATGCGCTTATTTCACGCCTGAAGCTGTTGTCAGGGTTAAAAATCAACGTGGAAAACCGGCCGCAGGACGGCCGCGCGACGCTCAATCTGGAAGGCGAGCGGGTTGACGTGCGCGTATCCACGCTTCCCACCGCGTTCGGAGAGAGTATTGTCATGCGCCTCTTGCGGGGAGAAGCCATCCGCCTGACGTTTGAAGATTTGGGATTCGGTCCCTTTGTGGGCGCCGCGCTGCGGCAAGAGGTTGAGCGCCCCAACGGCATGATTGTGGTCTGCGGCCCTACCGGTTCAGGAAAAACTACGACCCTTTATGCCGTTTTGCGCCTCCTGAATGATCCTTCCACCAAGATCATTACGATTGAAGATCCCATTGAATACAAACTGGAAGGGGTTAACCAGAGCCAGGTAGACCCTTCCCATGACTACACGTTCGCGAACGGGCTTCGCTCAATTGTCCGCCAGGATCCTGATATAATTCTCGTGGGAGAAATGCGGGACCTAGAGACGGTGGACATAGCACTTCAGGCTGCGCTCACAGGTCACTTGGTATTTTCAACTCTGCACACGAACGATGCGGCCGGCGCGATTCCGCGTTTCCTCTCGATGGGGGCAAAACCCTATCTCTTGGCGCCTGCATTGAGCGACGTGCTGGCGCAGAGACTGGTCAGGCGCGTGTGCAAGAAATGCGCCCTCCCCGGCCCGCTTCCGCCGGAATACGCAGAGCGGGTGCAGGCAGCGCTCTCCTCTCTTCCTCCTGCCGTTGCACAAACATTCGGAGTGCAGGAGCCGAAATATGTGGCGACGAAAGGGTGCCCCGCGTGCCAGGGCATCGGCTATAAAGGGAGGATCGGGATATACGAGCTGCTGCGCATGAGCTCCGATATCGAGCGCGTGATCCTTTCAGGCGCCATTTCCGAATATCAGATACGCGACTTGGCGGTCAAAGCCGGCATGATGACGATGCTGCAGGACGGCATCATGAAAGCAATGGCAGGGATGACGACCCTCGAAGAAGTTTTCCGCGTCGCGCAGTAA
- the ftsH gene encoding ATP-dependent zinc metalloprotease FtsH produces the protein MRQLIRNFLILLVVFLIIAGVLSSFTSPFEKRQTVGIGELVKKIEQGEVKKITVEGDTVNADLASGETVTAKKEPVESMSELLKNYGIDPALMRGLSIEVQERSGVAFWISAIAPFLLPFILISLFIWIMMRQVQGANQRAMSFGESRAREMQAGDKRQQVTFKEVAGAREAKQELEEVVEFLRTPKKFTELGAKIPKGVLLVGPPGVGKTLLARAIAGEASVPFFHISGSEFVEMFVGVGASRVRDLFRRAKKSAPCIVFIDELDAVGRQRGAGLGGSHDEREQTLNQILVEMDGFEPNAGIVVVAATNRPDVLDFALLRPGRFDRRVMIELPDIRDRHEILDIHSKGKPLAADVNLRKVAERTPGFSGADIANMFNEAAILAARRNKKKISQEEMFQSIEKVMLGPERKSHILSDEEKHITAYHEAGHAVVAHQLPHSDPVHKVSIISRGQAGGYTLKLPEEDRHLKSYSEFLDELAVLLAGFVVEKEVFSEVTTGATSDLKRATKLARQLVTEYGMSEALGPRTFGEHGELIFLGREITEQRDYSEKVAEAIDKEVSKFIHQASATAQAVIRKSRHKLDEVASLLLEKETLERETFAALMGPRPAVVKAKV, from the coding sequence ATGCGCCAGTTGATTAGAAATTTCCTCATCCTTCTCGTGGTGTTCCTCATCATCGCAGGGGTCCTTTCGAGTTTCACTTCACCTTTTGAGAAGCGGCAGACGGTGGGCATTGGAGAATTGGTGAAGAAGATAGAGCAGGGCGAGGTGAAAAAAATCACCGTGGAAGGCGATACGGTGAATGCTGACCTTGCAAGCGGCGAGACGGTGACTGCAAAAAAAGAGCCCGTGGAATCGATGAGCGAACTGCTCAAGAATTACGGCATTGATCCCGCGCTCATGCGAGGGCTCTCTATAGAAGTGCAGGAGCGCAGCGGCGTCGCATTCTGGATATCCGCGATTGCGCCGTTCCTGCTCCCGTTCATCCTCATTTCCCTGTTTATTTGGATCATGATGCGCCAAGTACAGGGGGCGAACCAGCGGGCCATGTCGTTCGGCGAATCCCGCGCGCGGGAAATGCAGGCAGGCGACAAGCGGCAGCAGGTTACTTTCAAGGAAGTCGCGGGCGCGCGAGAAGCGAAGCAGGAGCTTGAGGAGGTAGTGGAATTTTTGAGGACACCGAAGAAATTTACTGAACTCGGCGCAAAGATCCCCAAAGGCGTGCTCCTCGTAGGGCCGCCCGGCGTAGGGAAGACTTTGCTTGCGCGCGCGATCGCAGGAGAAGCAAGCGTGCCCTTTTTCCATATTTCAGGGTCGGAATTCGTGGAGATGTTTGTGGGGGTGGGCGCCTCCCGTGTGAGGGACCTTTTCCGCCGCGCCAAGAAGAGCGCGCCCTGCATCGTGTTTATCGATGAGCTGGATGCGGTGGGCAGGCAGCGCGGCGCCGGACTGGGCGGGAGCCATGACGAGCGGGAACAGACGCTGAACCAAATTCTCGTGGAAATGGACGGGTTTGAGCCGAATGCGGGCATCGTGGTTGTCGCCGCCACCAATCGCCCCGACGTGCTTGATTTTGCGCTGCTGCGCCCCGGGCGGTTTGACCGGAGAGTGATGATTGAATTGCCGGATATCCGCGATCGCCATGAAATCCTTGATATTCATTCAAAAGGCAAGCCGCTCGCGGCAGATGTGAATTTGCGAAAAGTCGCCGAACGCACGCCGGGATTCTCGGGCGCGGACATTGCCAATATGTTCAATGAGGCGGCCATCCTCGCGGCGCGGAGAAACAAGAAAAAAATTTCACAGGAAGAGATGTTCCAGTCGATTGAAAAAGTCATGCTCGGGCCCGAGCGCAAGAGTCATATCCTTTCTGACGAGGAAAAGCATATTACCGCCTACCATGAGGCGGGCCATGCCGTGGTGGCGCACCAGCTTCCCCATTCGGATCCGGTGCATAAGGTATCGATCATTTCCCGCGGACAGGCGGGAGGATATACGCTAAAGCTCCCCGAAGAAGACCGGCATCTGAAATCTTATTCAGAATTTTTAGACGAGTTGGCGGTGCTCCTCGCAGGATTCGTGGTGGAGAAAGAAGTGTTCAGCGAGGTGACGACGGGCGCGACCTCGGATCTCAAGCGTGCGACCAAGCTTGCACGGCAGCTGGTGACGGAGTATGGCATGAGTGAAGCGTTGGGGCCCCGGACGTTTGGCGAGCACGGAGAGCTTATATTTTTGGGGCGCGAGATCACCGAACAGCGGGATTATTCTGAAAAAGTGGCAGAGGCGATAGACAAAGAGGTGTCAAAATTCATTCATCAGGCAAGTGCGACGGCGCAAGCGGTGATCCGGAAGTCACGGCATAAGCTGGATGAGGTTGCCTCTTTGCTCTTAGAAAAAGAAACCCTGGAGAGGGAAACGTTTGCCGCGCTCATGGGCCCGCGGCCCGCAGTGGTGAAGGCGAAGGTATAG
- a CDS encoding S1 RNA-binding domain-containing protein, giving the protein MAKLRKSETKPGEKPSIMETLLSTGDAAVIPKVNELVNAKVISVSKGEVLLDIDGLTTGVVRGKELADESGEFSNLTVGDEVQATVLELENEMGMMELSFRSAGHRKAWGHLEDLRKSGEVVEVRVMDANKGGLIVTLGRVTGFLPVSQLTFEHYPRVEGGNKQKILERLRTYMGQSFKVKVIDVKPLEEKLIVSEKAAALTERISSLQGLKGGMTVEGKVTSVVDFGAFVEFTLPREETGAVGAPAQEGAAGEKVEGLIHISELAWHRVDHPKDVVSVGMQVRALVIGIEGGRVSLSLKRLEEDPWKTVAERFRVGDRVKGKVVKVNHFGAFVELDHSIHGLAHISELSSTPVANPLNVVTVGQEYEFRVTNVDPASHRLGLSLRLDVKDQAEQPAAAPDVPLPEPESGDAAPAA; this is encoded by the coding sequence ATGGCAAAATTGAGAAAAAGCGAAACAAAGCCGGGAGAAAAACCGTCCATCATGGAGACGCTCCTGTCCACAGGGGACGCTGCCGTTATTCCTAAGGTGAATGAGCTCGTGAACGCGAAAGTCATTTCCGTGTCGAAGGGGGAAGTGCTCCTTGATATAGACGGACTCACCACCGGCGTCGTGCGCGGAAAGGAGCTCGCGGACGAATCGGGGGAATTTTCCAATCTCACGGTCGGGGATGAGGTGCAGGCCACGGTGCTTGAGCTTGAAAATGAGATGGGTATGATGGAGCTCTCATTCCGTTCCGCGGGGCACCGCAAAGCATGGGGGCATTTGGAAGACCTCCGCAAGAGCGGCGAGGTGGTTGAGGTGCGGGTGATGGATGCCAATAAAGGAGGATTGATCGTGACGCTGGGGCGGGTGACCGGTTTTTTGCCGGTCTCGCAGCTTACCTTTGAACACTATCCCCGCGTGGAAGGCGGGAACAAGCAAAAGATCCTGGAACGGCTCCGCACGTATATGGGGCAATCGTTCAAGGTGAAGGTCATTGACGTGAAACCATTGGAAGAAAAACTCATTGTGTCGGAAAAGGCGGCCGCGCTCACCGAGCGCATTTCTTCTCTGCAGGGCTTGAAAGGAGGCATGACCGTGGAAGGAAAGGTAACCAGCGTGGTAGACTTCGGGGCTTTTGTGGAATTTACCCTGCCGCGGGAAGAAACGGGCGCCGTGGGCGCGCCGGCTCAGGAGGGAGCTGCAGGAGAAAAGGTGGAAGGCCTTATCCATATTTCAGAGCTCGCGTGGCACAGAGTTGATCATCCGAAAGACGTGGTCTCGGTGGGCATGCAGGTGCGCGCGTTGGTCATCGGCATTGAAGGCGGGAGAGTGTCGCTCTCCCTGAAGCGCCTTGAGGAAGATCCGTGGAAGACGGTGGCGGAGCGGTTCCGCGTGGGCGACCGGGTGAAGGGCAAAGTCGTGAAGGTGAATCATTTCGGCGCGTTCGTGGAACTTGACCATTCGATCCATGGGCTCGCCCACATTTCCGAACTTTCCTCCACGCCTGTTGCGAATCCGCTGAATGTGGTAACCGTGGGGCAGGAATATGAATTTCGGGTGACCAATGTAGACCCCGCGTCCCATCGTTTGGGCCTTTCTCTGCGGCTTGATGTCAAGGATCAGGCAGAACAACCCGCCGCGGCGCCTGATGTGCCCTTGCCAGAGCCGGAGAGCGGCGATGCCGCGCCTGCCGCTTAA
- a CDS encoding MBL fold metallo-hydrolase, which translates to MHISWLGISAIRITTRPANEDIVVLCDPYDPREAQVKRGKLVADIVTVSVQEHPLHSATQEIRGRLEKPPFIINTPGECEVNGVVIYGVPAVNTVSLPHKKVTLYMIETEGLSLLHLGYLGQKTLTDTQLERFEHVDVLFVPVGDPASLSVHEAVAIVNQIEPRIVIPVAYQAAHIKAKLLGAEKFIKELGLEADEPVIKIKLTKKDLPAEETKLMLLMPE; encoded by the coding sequence ATGCATATTTCTTGGCTCGGCATTTCGGCAATCCGCATCACGACCCGCCCCGCGAACGAAGACATCGTCGTGCTATGCGACCCCTATGATCCCCGTGAAGCGCAGGTAAAGCGGGGAAAGCTGGTTGCGGATATTGTGACCGTGTCCGTGCAGGAACACCCGCTCCACAGCGCCACGCAGGAAATCCGGGGACGCCTTGAGAAGCCGCCCTTTATCATTAACACGCCCGGCGAGTGCGAAGTGAATGGCGTGGTCATCTATGGCGTGCCCGCCGTCAATACGGTGTCCCTACCGCACAAAAAGGTCACGCTCTATATGATAGAAACGGAAGGGCTCTCCCTGCTGCATCTGGGGTATCTGGGACAAAAAACGCTTACCGATACCCAGCTAGAACGCTTTGAACACGTCGACGTGCTTTTCGTGCCTGTGGGAGACCCTGCCTCGCTTAGCGTGCATGAAGCAGTAGCAATCGTGAACCAAATAGAACCTCGGATCGTGATCCCTGTTGCTTACCAAGCCGCGCATATAAAAGCTAAACTCCTCGGCGCGGAAAAATTCATCAAAGAATTGGGATTAGAGGCTGATGAGCCTGTGATAAAAATAAAACTCACTAAAAAAGATCTCCCCGCCGAAGAGACAAAGCTCATGCTCCTCATGCCGGAATAA